The following is a genomic window from Cryptosporangium phraense.
GGCGGCCACCGGCGGCCCTCTGGGGCCCGGTGGCCGAGCTGACCGCGGCCGCGCTGCTGGTCGACCGGAACGGACCGCTGGAGTTCCGGCAGACCGTCCTGCGTGCCGTGCTGGCCGGTGCGCCGGCCGACGCCGACGCCGGCGCGTCGGTGATCCCGCGCCCGATCCGCGAGGCGTACTGGCGCTTCGACTGGGAGCAGGTCCTCCTCGGGCTGGACGTCGAGCTCGACCGGGCCCCGGACGAGAGCCGGGGCCTGCTCGGCGCGCACCGGGCGCTGCTCTACGGCGTCGTCGGCTGGGCCGAGGCGGCGCTCACCGAGACCGCGGCCGCGCTGGCCGAGAAGCGCGACCGGGGTGACGAGTTCGCCGCGCGGTGCTGGCAGAAGGTGCGTTTCCGCCTGCTCTGGGACGCCGGCCGGCTGACCGAGGCCCGCCACCACCCGGCCCCCGCCCCTGGGGAGCTCAGCCCCGGAGAGTCCGGCTCCGACGATCCCGGCGACGTGATCGACGTGGCCGTGCTGGACGCGGCCGGCCGTCTCGCCCTCCGGTCGGGCGATCGGGACGCCTACCGGCGGGCGGTGGCGCGGGCGGGCGAACTCGAGGCGAAGGGCCATTCCCCCTACCGCCTCGTCCGCGCCTGGTTGACCGCGCTGAGCACCGACGACCCCCGGGCGGCGTTAGGGCTGGCGGCCACCGGCGACCTCTTCGCTCGGACCGACGTGCCCGCCGGTATCGCGTTCGACCCGGCCGACCAACCGCGGTTCGTCCGGTTGGCGCTGGCCGCGGGAGCCCGCCGGGACGCGTCCCGGGCGGTCGAGGTGGCCGAGCAGCGGGCCGGGCGCAACCCGCGGTTCACGCTGCTGGCCGCGGCGGCGGCGCACGCCCGCGGCCTGCTCGAGGACGATCCGGCCCGGCTGCTCGCCGCGGCCGCGCTCTACCGCGAGACCTCCCGACGTCTGGACCTGGCCGCGGCCTGGGAGGACGCCGCCCGGCGCGGTGCCGACCCGGCCCGGCTGGACGCCGCCGCGGCGCTGCTGGAGCAGGCCGGCGTCCGTCGTCCCCGGGTGGCCGGGAGCGGGCAGCCGCTGACCGCGGCCGAGCGTCAGGTGGTGGAGCTGATCGTGGCCGGCGTCCCCAACCGGGAGGTGGCCGAGCGGCTGCACTGCTCGCCGCACACGGTCAACGCCCGGCTGCGGCGCGCGTTCGTCAAGCTCGGCGTGCACTCCCGGGTCGAGCTGCTCCAGCTGGCCGCGGACGACGGCATCTGACCGGCTCATTCGTTGCCCGAGTCGAGCCGGGCGAGCACCTCGTGGAGCTGGGCCCGGGACGAGATCCGCAGCTTGGGGTAGATCCGGTAGAGGTGCGAGCTGACCGTCCGGTGCGAGAGGTAGAGCTGCCGGCCGATCTCCCGATTGGACTTGCCGCTCGCGGCCAGCCGGGCGATCTGCAGCTCGGCCGCGGTCAGCTCGGTCAGCCCGGCCGTCGACGGGGTGTCGCTGCGGATGCCCGAGCCGAGCAGCTCGGCCCGGGCCCGGTCGGCCCAGAGCGGGAGTTCCAGCGCGGTGAACGCGGCCTGCGCGGCCGCCAGCTGGTGCCGGGCGTCGGCCACCCGTCGGCGTCGTCGTAGCCACTCGCCGTAGCTGAGCTGCAGCCGTCCCCGGACGAACGGGCCGGTCAGGTGCTCGCTGGCCAGCGCGGCCCGGAACAGCTCCTCGGCCTCCTCGTCCGCGGCGAGCAGCGGCCGGGCCTGCAGCAACGCGATCCGCGTCTGCGGGCTACCGGTCCGTTCCGCGCCGACCTCGACGACGTCCAGCAGCGGCCGGACGTCAGCCGTCCGCCCGGCCCGGACCGACGCCTCGGCCAGGTCGCCGATCATCCAGCCGCCGGCCAGCACCGAGCGGGCCGGGTCACCCGGCGTGAAGAGGCGCAGGAACGCGTCGGTCGCCGGGCCGAACCGCCCGGCGGTCAGCAGCGTGAGGCCCAGGGCGATCTGCACCTGGGACAGCAGCCGGCCCGCGCCCTGCGGCTGGACGGTGTGCTCGACCTGGGCGATCGTGGCCAGCGCCGGTTCGACGTCGCCCCGCAGGCCCTGGACCGCCGCCTCGGCCAGCGCGCTGGAGGCGGCGCACCGCGGCCGGCCGGTCCGCCGGGCCAGCCGACCGGCCTCGACGGCGTCGTCCAGCGCCGCCGACCACTGCCGGAGCAGCACGTGCGCCCAGGCCCGTTCGGTGAGGGCCTCGGCCAGCAGACCCTCCCGGTCCTGCGTCCGCAGCCGTCGGACCGCCTCGCTGAGCAGCGGGATCGCCAGCGTGAACTGGCCGATCGCGCCGGCCGCGGTGCCGAGGAGCTTGCTGCGGTCGCCGGGAGCGGGCTCGTCGTCGGGCACCGGCGTCTCGGCCAGGAGCCCGGTCAGGCGCCGGGCGGTGGCCTCCGGTGCGGCCAGCGCCTCGATCGCGAGCCGCTCGGCGTCCGGCAGCCGGCCGGCGGCGGCCCGCAGCGCCTCCCAGGTCGGGCGGCCCGGGTCGGCCCAGTGGCTCTGCTCGGCCACCGCGAGCAGCAGCGCGCCGGCCGCCTCGGGCGCGGCGGTCGCCGCCTCGCGGGCGGCGTCGCGGACCACGGCCGGTGCGGCCGGGGCGGCGTGCTGGGCCAGCCGGAGCAGCCGCACCCGCTGCCGGTCGGCCGGGACGAGCGGCAGCTCGTCGGTGAGGTCGGCCGCGCGGAGCGTGTCGTCCCGGTCGCCGAGCTGGTCGGAGAGGACCGCGGCCTGCACCAGCCGCCGGCCCCGGTGCGCGGGGTCGGCCGAGAGCGCGGCCGCGAGCTCGTAGCACCGGGCGGCCGGCGCGACCCGGCCGCGCCGCCGGGCCCGTTCGGCCACCGCGTCCAGTGCGTCGGCGAGTGCGGCGTCGGGCCCGGCGGCGATCGCGGCCCGGTGGTAGACGCGCCGGTCGGCGCCCGGGTCGTCGTCGGCGGTGGCGTCGACGACCCGGGCGAGGGCGTGGTGGGCGCGGTAGCGGTTGGCTTCGGAGGCATCGGCGTAGACCGCCCAGCACAGCAGCGGCTCGGTGAACGCGGGCCGTCCGGCGGTCATCGTGACCAGCCCGCCGTCCAGCGCGGGCAACAGCTCGGCGGCGTCCAGCGGACGGCCGGTGACCAGCGCGCCCGCGGCGAGCAGTTCGGCCAGCGTGCTGTCGGTGTCGGCGGCCAGCAGGAGGAGCAGGGTCCGGGTCGTCGGCCGCAGTCCGAAGAGCTCGGCGGCGAACGCCTGGGCCAGCCGCGGGGTCACCGGCACGCCGTCGAGCGGCCCGGTCCCGGCGCCCCGGCCGAGCGGCCCGGTGCGGGTGCTCCGGCCGAGCGGGCCGGGGTGGGTGCTCCGGCCTAGCGGGCCGGTGTGCTCGGCGCGGCCGAGCGGGAGCTCGTGCAGGGCCAGCGGGTTTCCGGCCGCCGCGCGTAGCCAGCGGTCCCGCTGCACCGGCCGGGCGTCCGGGTGTTCCCGGGCCAGCAGCCGGGCGGCGAGCTCGGGCGGGAGCGGCCCGAGCTCCAGCTCCGGCAGGTCGAGCGCGCCCAGGCCGCCCGCCGCGCCCAGGCCGCCCGCCGGGCCCGAGCCGCCCGCGGCGCCCGGGCGGTGGGCCAGCACCAGCGCGACGGACTCGCCGCCCAGCCGCCGGGCACAGAACGCCAGTGCGTCCAGCGTCTCCTCGTCCAGCCAGTGGGCGTCGTCGACCAGGACCAGCAGCGGGTCGACGCGGCCGGCGGCCGACAGCAGGTCCAGGGCGGCCAGCGAGACCGCGAACGGATCGGCCGCCGAGCCGCCGAAGGCGGCGCTCAACGCGGCCGGACGATCCTCCGCGCCGACCGCCAACGGACGCAGCAACCGGTGCAGGCCGCCCCACGGCAGACCGAACTCCGAGCGGCACCCGGCGACCCGCAGCACCCGCCGGCCGCTGCGCCGGGCGTACCCGGCGACCAGATCGAGCAGCAGGGTCTTGCCGGTGCCGGGGCCGCCGCGCACCGAGAGCGCCGCCCCGCCGCCGGCGTCGACGAGGGCCAGCAGCCGGTTGAGCTCGGCGTCCCGGCCCAGCGGTGCCGACTCCGGCCCGGTGCTCTGGGCTCGTGTGGTTACAGCGGTCATGACCCTACTGTCGGAGCTCCGGCCGCCGCGCACATCGCACGATCATGTGCGTCCGTGAAGAACTCCGGCCGCAGTAAATCGACGGATGCATCGCCCGGACGCCGTTGCGCAGCATTCGGACGGAACCGATTTCGTCGATCCGTAGGAGCTCGTGATGCCCAGTCCCACCATCGTCCTCGTCCACGGCGCGTTCGCCGACTCCGCGAGCTGGGCGCCGGTGACCCGGTTGCTGCTCGACTCCGGATACGACGTCCGGGTGCCGCCGGTGTTCAACCGCAGCCTGTCCGGTGACGCGGCGTACATCAAGCGGTTCGTCGAGCAGATCGACGGCCCGGTACTGCTGGCCGGCCACTCCTACGGCGGCGCGGTGATCACGGTGGCCGGGGTGGCCGAGAACGTGGTCGGGCTGGTGTACGTGTCGGGCTACGCGCTGGCCGAGGGGGAGAGCCTGGGCCAGCTCCAGGGCGGTTTCCCCGACTCCGACCTGGCCGCCAACCTGGTCTACGAGCCCTACACGCTGCCCGACGGCACCGACGGCACCGACGTCTCGGTGAAGATCGACGCGTTCCCGGCGATCTTCGCGGCCGGCGTCGACCCGCGGACCGCCGAGGTGCTCGCGCACTCGCAGCGGCCGCTCTCGGCGATCGCGTTCGGGGAGGGTGCGACCGCGGTGGCCTGGGAGACGAAGCCGGCCTGGGGGATCGTGTCGAGCGCCGACCACACGATCAACCCGGAGGTCGAGCGGTTCGGGTACAAGCGCGCCGGCCTGCGCGGAGTCGTCGAGATCGACGCGCCGCACCTGGTGATGCACTCGCACCCGGCCGAGGTGGCCGCGGTGATCACGGACGCGATCGCCGACCTGGGCTGACGGCTCCGACGGCTTCGGCGAGGTTCGCCCGCGACCCTAGGGCGAACCCGCCGACGCGGCCCAGCTCGCGAGCATCGGCAGCACCCGCGCCGTCGGGGAGTCCGGTTCGACGGTGTAGACGACGAGACGCTGCTCCGGGTCGAGCGGCCCGACCACCGACTCGATGCCGAAGCTGAGCGGCCCGGCCGTCGGGTGGGCGATGTGCTTGGTCACCGACGTGCGGAACGTGACCCGCTGGTCGTCCCACCACCGGGCGACGTCCGGATCGCGGCGGAGCTCCTGCACCAGGTCGACGAGACGCCGGTCGTCGGGATGGCGGCCCAGCTCGAAGCGCATCGCCCCGACCGCGGACTCGGCGAAGTCGGCCCAGTTGGTGATCCGCGCCCGGGCGTCGGGGCTGAGGAACAGCCAGCGGGCGAACGACGTGCCCGGCTCGAGCGCCGGGCCCAACACCGCGCTCAGCAGGCCGTTGCGGGCCAGCACCTGGGAGCGCTGCCCGAGCAGCAGCACCGGGACGTGATCCAGCGCGCCCATCAGGCGCAGCATGCCCGGGTCGGGACGCTGCGCGACCTCCGGCTCGGCCCGCCGCCGGCGAGTGGCCGGGGCCGCGAGGTCGCGCAGATGCGCGGTCTCGATGTCGTTCAGTTGCAGGGCCCGGGACAGCGCCTGGAGCACCTCGTCGGTGATCGTGTGCTGGCGGCCCTGCTCCAGGCGGCCGTAGTGGTCGGGGCTCAGCCCGGCGAGGAACGCGAGCTCCTCCTTGCGCAACCCCGGCACTCGTCGCGGCCCGGGAAAGCCGACGATGCCGGCCTGCGCGGGCGTCAGGCGGTCACGGCGGGACCGCAGGAACGCCCCGAGGGCAGCTCGGTCGGTGGGCACCCGGCCAGTCTAGGAGCTGGTCGGGTGTTCACCCTGGTCATGGCGTGACCAGGCAGGACGCGCCCTGGCGAGTGAGGCGTCGCGCCGGTGGAGTAGGGGCCATGACCGACACCCGTACCGTCCTGATCACCGGCTCCACCAGCGGCATCGGCGCCGCCACCGCGCGTGGGCTGGCCGCCCTCGGGTGGCGCGTCGTCGTCACCGGGCGGGACCGGGCACGCGGCGACGCCGTCGTCGACGGGATCCGGGGCAGCGGCGGCGACGCGGTGTTCGTCGCCTCCGACCTGACCGGGCCGCCCGAGGCGCTCCGGGAGTTCGCCCACGCCGCGACCGACGCGGCCGGCGGACGGCTGGACGCCGTGGTCCACAACGCCGCACTGTGCCCGGCCGTCGACACGGTGTCGCTCACCGACGCCGATCTGGAGGCGGCGCTGGCGGTGAACGTCCGGGCCCCGCACGTGCTGACCGCGGCGCTGGCCCCGGCGATGGCCGCCCGGGGTTCCGGCGCGATCGTCGTGATCGGTTCGTGGATGGCCCACGTCGGGCACGCGTTCGTCGGGCTCTACTCGGCGACCAAGGCGGCCGAGATCCAGCTCGCCCGCAGCTGGGCCGCGGAGTTCGGGCCGCGCGGTGTGCGGGTCAACACGGTCTCGCCCGGAGCGACCCGCACCCCGATCAACGCCTCCGACGACGACGTCCTCGCGTCGATGACCGCCCGGACACCGGCCGGACGTCCGGGAACGCCCGAGGAGATCGCGGACGCGGTCGCCTGGGTGCTCGACGACCGCGCGGGCTACGTCCACGGCGCGGAGATCGCGGTGGACGGCGGCATCACCGCCACCCGGGCCTGAACCGTCACGTCGTAGGGGTGCGGCGGCGGGCCCGGGAGGCTCTGAGGTTGAGTTGGTTGCCGCAGGTCTTCATGTCGTGCCAGACCCGGGTGCTGTTGCGGGACCGGTCGTAGAACGCGGCCGCGCAATCGGGGTTCTGGCAGGTCTTGAGGCGGGCCAGCGTGCCGGTGTGGGCGGCCAGCAGCGCCTCCAGCGTCACCAGGGAGGCGAGGCCTGCGGCGCCGTTCTTGCTCGGCCGGTACGTGGGCCGGCCGGCGCTGATCGAGATCTCCGCGGCCAGCGCGTGACCGGCGCCGCCGCCGGTGATCCAGCCCCGGACGTCGTCGCGCAAGGAGCGGAGCGGGGCCAGGTCGCGGGGGCCGACGACGAGCGCGGGTGGCTCCTGCCCGGTCTGCTCGCTCCAGGCCCGGAGCGACTCGTCGAGCCACTGCTGGGCCGACATTTCGTCGTCGAGCCGGTCCGGCAGGCCCGCAGCGGCGATCGGGGACGTGTTGACCAGCGCCTGGACGAGGCTCAGCCCGCCGGGAGCGGGGGAGACCGCACGGCGGCCATCGGACGACATGCGGCGACCATAACCCGATCGACCGACAGGTGCGTAGCACTGACGGCAATGTCACACGACGTTGCCGTAGCGCCTACGGTGGTGTCAGGCTGCTCGTCATGACAAACACGCTCAACGGAACCGTCGCCCTCGTCACCGGCGCCAGCAGCGGTATCGGCGCGGCCACCGCCCGCGCCCTCGCTGCCCGGGGCGCGAGCGTCGCGCTCGTCGCCCGCCGCAAGGACCGCCTCGACGAACTCGCCGCCGACATCCGCGCCGACGGCGGTACCGCGCTGGCGATCGAGGCCGACATCACCGACCCGGCCCAGGCCCGGTCGGCGGTCGAGCAGGCCGTCGCGAGCCTCGGCCGGCTCGACACGCTGGTCAACAACGCCGGGGTCATGCTCCTCGGCCCGATCGAGGACGCCCCGGTCGAGGAGTGGGACCGGATGGTCGCGATCAACGTCCAGGGCCTGCTCTACACCACCCACGCGGCCCTGCCCCATCTGCTGGCCGCCGCGTCGGCCGGTCCCCGCGACTCGGCCGACGTCGTCAACGTCAGCTCGGTGGCCGGACGCGTCGCCCGCAGCGGCTGGGGCGTCTACAACCTCACCAAGCACGGCGTCGGCGCGTTCAGCGAGTCGCTGCGTCAGGAGGTCGCCGGCCGGCACGTCCGGGTCACGCTGATCGAACCGGGCGCGGTCGCCACCGAGCTGGCCAGTCACATCCGGCCGGAGATCCGGGCCGCCGCCCAGCGCGCGTTCAGCGACCTCGAACTGCTCACCGCCGAGGACGTCGCCGAGACGATCGCGTTCGCGGTGACCCGGCCGGCCCGGGTCGTCATCAACGAGATCCTGCTCCGGCCGGACACCGCGGCCTGACTCACAGCGCCGTGATCGCCTCCGCGAACGCGGCCAGACCGGCCCGGTAGAAGCGCGGGCCGTAGGAGACCCGCGCGACCCCGAGCTCCCGGAGGACCGGCAACGTCAGCTCGGGACCGCTGTTGCCGTTGACCGGGCCGCCGATGCCGTCGACGAGCTGGGCGAGGACGTCCCGGCTCCCGACCCCGATCGGATACACGCAGTCGGCGCCGGCCTCCCGGTACAGTCGCCCGCGCCGGGCGGCCTCGGCGACCCGGTCGCCCTCGGCGACCAGGCTCGTCGGGAGGAAGACGTCGACGCGCGCATTGATGACCAGTGAATCCCCGGCCGCGCGCACGTCGGCCAGCCAGCCCGCCTGCTTCTCGGCGTCCTTCAGGCCGCCGGCCGCGTGGTCGCTGTCCTCGAGGTTGCACCCGACGACCCCGATGGCCAGCAGACGCTCGACGAGCTCGGTGGGCGCCAACCCGTAACCGGCCTCGGCGTCCATCGTGACCGGCACCGACACGGCCCGGGCCAGGCGCGCGTTGGCGGCGAACATCTCGTCGACCGGAGCGCCCTCGCCGTCGGGGTAGCCGAGCACCGCGCTGATGGCCGCGCTGGCGGTCGCGACGGCGGGGAAGCCGGCCTCCTCGACGACGCGGGCGCTGGCCGCGTCCCAGGCGTTCGGGAGGAGGAGCATCTCGCCGTGGTGCAGGTCCCGCAGGGTGGTGGCGAGCCGCCCGAGGTCGCTGGTCGTGGTCATGCGTGTTCTCCTGTCGGGTGGTCGAGGCTGATGAGGACGGTGGCGCGGCCGTCGGCCGTCGCCGTGCGGTCGCGCGGGACGAGGAGCGCGACCGGGAGGGAGAGCACGGCGATCGCGCAGCAGGCCCACCAGGCGTAGTGGAACCCTTCGGTCAGAGCGACCGGCAGCGACGCTCCGCCGGCCAGCACGGTGCCGGTGTGCGTCGTGGCGACCGTGCTGGCGATGGCGACGCCGAGAGCGCCACCGATCTGCTGGGCGGTGTTGAGCAGTCCGGACGCGACCCCGGCCTGGTGTTCGGCGACCCCGGCCAGGCCGGCGACCGAGACCGGGATGAACCCGAACGCGGTCCCGGCGCCGGTGAGGACGAACGGCCCGGCAAGGTCCGGCCAGAAGTGGCCGTCGACCGGAACCCGGGTGGTCCAGGCGATCCCGCCGGCGATCATCGCCATGCCGATGGCCATGACCGGGCCGGCGCCGATCCTGGTCGTGAGGAACTGCGACAGCCCGGCCAGCGCGATCGACATGAGCGAGGTCGCCAGCCAGGCCAGCCCCGTCTGGAGTGCGCTGAAGCCCAGCACCTGCTGCAGGTAGAGCGTCCCGATGAACAGGAAGGCGTAGAAGCTGCCGCCGAGCGCGAACCCGACGACGTCGGCCCGGCCGACGGAGCGGTTCGCGAGCATCCGCAGCGGCAGCAGCGGCTCGATCACCCGGGCCTCGATCGCGACGAACGCGAGCAGGAGGAGGCCGGAGACCATCAGCAGACCGATCGTGCGACCGGTCGCCCAGCCCTCGTCCGGAGCGGTGGAGATCGCGTACACCAGCAGGAGCAGCCCGGCGGTGACCGTGGTGGCCCCGAGCAGGTCGTAGTGACGGGTCGTGGCCTCCCGCCGGGACTCGGGCACGACCCGGAAGGCCAGCGCGATGGCGGCGAGCCCGATCGGGACGTTGAGGAAGAAGATGTACTCCCAGCTGCCATAGCGGGTCAGCGCGCCACCGGCGAGGAGCCCGACGGTGGCGCCGGCCGCGGCCAGAGCCCCCCAGACGCCCAGCGCCCGGTTCCGCTCCGCGCCCTCCGGGAAGAGCGTCAGGACGCTGGAGAGCCCGGCCGGGAGGACGACCGCCGCACCGGCGCCCTGCACCGCGCGGAAGACGACGAGCACCAGCGAGTTCTCGGCCAGTGCGCAGGCCAGCGAGGCCGCGGTGAAGACGGCCATGCCGACGACGAACATGCGCCGCCGGCCGAGCAGGTCGGCGAGACGGCCGCCGAGCAGCAGCAGGCCCCCGAACGCGAGCCCGTACGCGGTGACGACCCACTGGAGGTCCGACTCGGAGAAGTCGAGATCCCGGCCGATCGTCGGCAGGGCGACGTTGACGATGGTCAGATCGACGATGGTCATGAAATATCCGACGGCGAGCACGCCGAAGGCGCGCCAGCGGTACAGCGTGGTCATGGAGAGCCTCGTTTTCAGGCGACCCGGGTGATCGTCTTGAGCACCAGCGGGTCGAGACCGAAGTTGGTGACGTAGCGGAGGTCG
Proteins encoded in this region:
- a CDS encoding helix-turn-helix transcriptional regulator; translated protein: MPVLHGRAGELGVITAALAAVGRGRGGTIVVAGAPGSGRTALLAEAVARAPGHGVTPLTELPVEPSDRPATLVLDLAERLATPEPRLLVIDDLQARSGATLHVLRALARRLAGSAILWLVASDARPASPDARATLSALAEAGTELTLGPLPLDAMRALLGDLVGPFDETTATLAERCGGDPGLLVALIDALRADGALRTSAGVTALAGGFSSDRVRGLVDVRLAQLSADARATLAAAATLPPRFRADELARTLRRPPAALWGPVAELTAAALLVDRNGPLEFRQTVLRAVLAGAPADADAGASVIPRPIREAYWRFDWEQVLLGLDVELDRAPDESRGLLGAHRALLYGVVGWAEAALTETAAALAEKRDRGDEFAARCWQKVRFRLLWDAGRLTEARHHPAPAPGELSPGESGSDDPGDVIDVAVLDAAGRLALRSGDRDAYRRAVARAGELEAKGHSPYRLVRAWLTALSTDDPRAALGLAATGDLFARTDVPAGIAFDPADQPRFVRLALAAGARRDASRAVEVAEQRAGRNPRFTLLAAAAAHARGLLEDDPARLLAAAALYRETSRRLDLAAAWEDAARRGADPARLDAAAALLEQAGVRRPRVAGSGQPLTAAERQVVELIVAGVPNREVAERLHCSPHTVNARLRRAFVKLGVHSRVELLQLAADDGI
- a CDS encoding AAA family ATPase encodes the protein MTAVTTRAQSTGPESAPLGRDAELNRLLALVDAGGGAALSVRGGPGTGKTLLLDLVAGYARRSGRRVLRVAGCRSEFGLPWGGLHRLLRPLAVGAEDRPAALSAAFGGSAADPFAVSLAALDLLSAAGRVDPLLVLVDDAHWLDEETLDALAFCARRLGGESVALVLAHRPGAAGGSGPAGGLGAAGGLGALDLPELELGPLPPELAARLLAREHPDARPVQRDRWLRAAAGNPLALHELPLGRAEHTGPLGRSTHPGPLGRSTRTGPLGRGAGTGPLDGVPVTPRLAQAFAAELFGLRPTTRTLLLLLAADTDSTLAELLAAGALVTGRPLDAAELLPALDGGLVTMTAGRPAFTEPLLCWAVYADASEANRYRAHHALARVVDATADDDPGADRRVYHRAAIAAGPDAALADALDAVAERARRRGRVAPAARCYELAAALSADPAHRGRRLVQAAVLSDQLGDRDDTLRAADLTDELPLVPADRQRVRLLRLAQHAAPAAPAVVRDAAREAATAAPEAAGALLLAVAEQSHWADPGRPTWEALRAAAGRLPDAERLAIEALAAPEATARRLTGLLAETPVPDDEPAPGDRSKLLGTAAGAIGQFTLAIPLLSEAVRRLRTQDREGLLAEALTERAWAHVLLRQWSAALDDAVEAGRLARRTGRPRCAASSALAEAAVQGLRGDVEPALATIAQVEHTVQPQGAGRLLSQVQIALGLTLLTAGRFGPATDAFLRLFTPGDPARSVLAGGWMIGDLAEASVRAGRTADVRPLLDVVEVGAERTGSPQTRIALLQARPLLAADEEAEELFRAALASEHLTGPFVRGRLQLSYGEWLRRRRRVADARHQLAAAQAAFTALELPLWADRARAELLGSGIRSDTPSTAGLTELTAAELQIARLAASGKSNREIGRQLYLSHRTVSSHLYRIYPKLRISSRAQLHEVLARLDSGNE
- a CDS encoding alpha/beta fold hydrolase; the protein is MPSPTIVLVHGAFADSASWAPVTRLLLDSGYDVRVPPVFNRSLSGDAAYIKRFVEQIDGPVLLAGHSYGGAVITVAGVAENVVGLVYVSGYALAEGESLGQLQGGFPDSDLAANLVYEPYTLPDGTDGTDVSVKIDAFPAIFAAGVDPRTAEVLAHSQRPLSAIAFGEGATAVAWETKPAWGIVSSADHTINPEVERFGYKRAGLRGVVEIDAPHLVMHSHPAEVAAVITDAIADLG
- a CDS encoding helix-turn-helix domain-containing protein, which produces MPTDRAALGAFLRSRRDRLTPAQAGIVGFPGPRRVPGLRKEELAFLAGLSPDHYGRLEQGRQHTITDEVLQALSRALQLNDIETAHLRDLAAPATRRRRAEPEVAQRPDPGMLRLMGALDHVPVLLLGQRSQVLARNGLLSAVLGPALEPGTSFARWLFLSPDARARITNWADFAESAVGAMRFELGRHPDDRRLVDLVQELRRDPDVARWWDDQRVTFRTSVTKHIAHPTAGPLSFGIESVVGPLDPEQRLVVYTVEPDSPTARVLPMLASWAASAGSP
- a CDS encoding SDR family NAD(P)-dependent oxidoreductase, translating into MTDTRTVLITGSTSGIGAATARGLAALGWRVVVTGRDRARGDAVVDGIRGSGGDAVFVASDLTGPPEALREFAHAATDAAGGRLDAVVHNAALCPAVDTVSLTDADLEAALAVNVRAPHVLTAALAPAMAARGSGAIVVIGSWMAHVGHAFVGLYSATKAAEIQLARSWAAEFGPRGVRVNTVSPGATRTPINASDDDVLASMTARTPAGRPGTPEEIADAVAWVLDDRAGYVHGAEIAVDGGITATRA
- a CDS encoding CGNR zinc finger domain-containing protein, which codes for MSSDGRRAVSPAPGGLSLVQALVNTSPIAAAGLPDRLDDEMSAQQWLDESLRAWSEQTGQEPPALVVGPRDLAPLRSLRDDVRGWITGGGAGHALAAEISISAGRPTYRPSKNGAAGLASLVTLEALLAAHTGTLARLKTCQNPDCAAAFYDRSRNSTRVWHDMKTCGNQLNLRASRARRRTPTT
- a CDS encoding SDR family NAD(P)-dependent oxidoreductase; translated protein: MTNTLNGTVALVTGASSGIGAATARALAARGASVALVARRKDRLDELAADIRADGGTALAIEADITDPAQARSAVEQAVASLGRLDTLVNNAGVMLLGPIEDAPVEEWDRMVAINVQGLLYTTHAALPHLLAAASAGPRDSADVVNVSSVAGRVARSGWGVYNLTKHGVGAFSESLRQEVAGRHVRVTLIEPGAVATELASHIRPEIRAAAQRAFSDLELLTAEDVAETIAFAVTRPARVVINEILLRPDTAA
- a CDS encoding isocitrate lyase/PEP mutase family protein, giving the protein MTTTSDLGRLATTLRDLHHGEMLLLPNAWDAASARVVEEAGFPAVATASAAISAVLGYPDGEGAPVDEMFAANARLARAVSVPVTMDAEAGYGLAPTELVERLLAIGVVGCNLEDSDHAAGGLKDAEKQAGWLADVRAAGDSLVINARVDVFLPTSLVAEGDRVAEAARRGRLYREAGADCVYPIGVGSRDVLAQLVDGIGGPVNGNSGPELTLPVLRELGVARVSYGPRFYRAGLAAFAEAITAL
- a CDS encoding DHA2 family efflux MFS transporter permease subunit, which codes for MTTLYRWRAFGVLAVGYFMTIVDLTIVNVALPTIGRDLDFSESDLQWVVTAYGLAFGGLLLLGGRLADLLGRRRMFVVGMAVFTAASLACALAENSLVLVVFRAVQGAGAAVVLPAGLSSVLTLFPEGAERNRALGVWGALAAAGATVGLLAGGALTRYGSWEYIFFLNVPIGLAAIALAFRVVPESRREATTRHYDLLGATTVTAGLLLLVYAISTAPDEGWATGRTIGLLMVSGLLLLAFVAIEARVIEPLLPLRMLANRSVGRADVVGFALGGSFYAFLFIGTLYLQQVLGFSALQTGLAWLATSLMSIALAGLSQFLTTRIGAGPVMAIGMAMIAGGIAWTTRVPVDGHFWPDLAGPFVLTGAGTAFGFIPVSVAGLAGVAEHQAGVASGLLNTAQQIGGALGVAIASTVATTHTGTVLAGGASLPVALTEGFHYAWWACCAIAVLSLPVALLVPRDRTATADGRATVLISLDHPTGEHA